In Gammaproteobacteria bacterium, a genomic segment contains:
- the ettA gene encoding energy-dependent translational throttle protein EttA has translation MSRTGYSGGGERPAMAQYIYTMNRVGKVVPTHREILKDISLSFFPGAKIGVLGLNGAGKSTLLRIMAGLDTDILGEARPQPGIRIGYLSQEPQLDPNLDVRGNVEAGVADIKNLLDRFNAISAAFDNPEADFDTLLTEQGKLQDAIDAAGAWELERKLEIAADALRLPPWDANVTRLSGGERRRVALCRLLISAPDLLLLDEPTNHLDAESVAWLERFLQEYPSTVIAVTHDRYFLDNVAGWILELDRGRGIPWQGNYSSWLDQKEKRLVIEEKQESARQKAIKAELAWVRANPKARQAKSKSRLARFDELSSQEYQRRNETKEIYIPPGPRLGELVIEATGLTKSFGDTTLIENATFRVPPGAIVGIIGPNGAGKTTLFRMLVGQEHPDAGTLRQGETVQLAYVDQNRDALDGSKTVWQEISGGLDLITVGKYEVPSRAYLGRFNFKGSDQQKLVRDLSGGERNRLHLAKLLKSGGNVLLLDEPTNDLDVETLRALEEAILDFPGCVLVISHDRWFLDRVTTHTLAFEGDSRLTWFEGNFTDYETDRHRRLGTDADQPHRIAYKRLTR, from the coding sequence ATGTCACGCACCGGATACTCCGGGGGTGGCGAAAGACCTGCAATGGCCCAATATATTTACACCATGAATCGAGTGGGAAAAGTAGTTCCCACCCACCGTGAAATATTAAAAGACATTTCCCTGTCCTTCTTCCCCGGCGCCAAGATTGGGGTACTCGGTCTTAATGGTGCGGGCAAATCTACGCTGCTGCGCATCATGGCCGGGTTGGATACCGATATTCTGGGAGAGGCCCGCCCGCAGCCCGGTATTCGTATTGGTTATCTATCTCAGGAACCACAACTCGATCCAAACCTCGATGTACGTGGCAATGTCGAGGCCGGCGTAGCCGATATCAAAAATCTATTGGATCGATTTAACGCCATCAGCGCTGCTTTCGATAATCCCGAGGCCGATTTCGACACGCTCCTCACCGAACAGGGCAAACTTCAGGATGCCATCGACGCCGCTGGGGCCTGGGAATTAGAGCGTAAACTCGAAATTGCTGCCGACGCCCTCCGCCTCCCCCCTTGGGATGCAAACGTTACCCGTCTCTCTGGTGGCGAGCGGCGTCGCGTTGCCTTGTGTCGATTGCTCATCTCCGCCCCCGACCTGCTATTGCTAGATGAGCCCACCAACCACCTCGATGCAGAAAGCGTGGCATGGCTCGAACGCTTCCTTCAGGAGTATCCCAGTACTGTCATTGCCGTAACCCACGATCGCTATTTTCTAGATAATGTAGCCGGCTGGATCCTGGAATTAGATCGAGGCCGTGGTATTCCTTGGCAGGGCAATTATTCCTCCTGGTTGGATCAGAAAGAAAAACGTTTGGTGATCGAAGAAAAGCAGGAAAGCGCCCGCCAAAAAGCGATCAAGGCCGAATTAGCTTGGGTCCGTGCCAATCCCAAGGCCCGCCAGGCGAAGAGCAAGTCGCGCCTGGCGCGTTTCGACGAATTGTCCTCTCAGGAATACCAGCGGCGCAACGAGACCAAGGAGATCTATATTCCACCAGGGCCGCGTCTCGGCGAATTGGTAATTGAAGCCACTGGACTAACCAAGAGCTTTGGCGATACGACATTAATTGAAAACGCAACCTTCCGGGTCCCACCGGGGGCAATTGTCGGCATCATTGGCCCCAACGGTGCGGGTAAGACCACCCTATTTCGCATGCTGGTCGGTCAAGAACACCCCGACGCCGGTACCCTGCGCCAAGGTGAAACCGTACAACTCGCCTACGTTGACCAAAATCGCGACGCCCTGGATGGATCCAAAACGGTATGGCAAGAAATCTCGGGCGGGTTGGATCTCATTACGGTCGGTAAGTATGAAGTCCCTTCACGGGCCTATCTTGGACGTTTCAACTTCAAGGGTTCCGACCAGCAGAAACTCGTCCGTGACCTCTCCGGCGGAGAGCGTAATCGTCTGCATCTCGCCAAACTGCTGAAGAGCGGTGGCAATGTCCTGCTCTTGGATGAACCAACCAACGATCTCGACGTAGAAACCCTCCGCGCCTTAGAAGAGGCCATCTTGGACTTTCCTGGATGCGTCCTGGTTATTTCCCATGACCGTTGGTTCCTAGACCGGGTAACCACCCACACCCTAGCCTTTGAGGGTGACAGTCGATTAACTTGGTTCGAGGGTAATTTTACCGACTACGAGACCGACCGCCACCGTCGATTGGGTACTGATGCCGATCAGCCCCACCGTATTGCCTACAAACGCCTCACCCGCTGA
- a CDS encoding hypothetical protein (Evidence 5 : Unknown function), giving the protein MEEPDSEELGEGWTEKPPRLLGADSVQQSAHQRRHGRWRSVEEYQEWRQLRQKLNDLESF; this is encoded by the coding sequence ATGGAAGAACCGGATTCCGAAGAACTCGGTGAAGGTTGGACGGAGAAACCGCCCAGACTGCTGGGCGCCGATTCTGTTCAACAATCAGCCCACCAGCGCCGACACGGGCGCTGGCGTTCCGTGGAAGAATACCAGGAGTGGCGACAATTACGTCAGAAACTCAATGATCTGGAATCCTTCTAG